In a single window of the Heliangelus exortis chromosome 1, bHelExo1.hap1, whole genome shotgun sequence genome:
- the ZBTB20 gene encoding zinc finger and BTB domain-containing protein 20 has translation MTERIHSINLHNFSNSVLETLNEQRNRGHFCDVTVRIHGSMLRAHRCVLAAGSPFFQDKLLLGYSDIEIPSVVSVQSVQKLIDFMYSGVLRVSQSEALQILTAASILQIKTVIDECTRIVSQNVGEVYPVIQDSGQETPRGTPESGTSGQSTDTESGYLQSHSQHSVDRIYSALYACSMQNGSGERSFYSGAVVSHHETALGLPRDHHMEDPSWITRIHERSQQMERYLSTTPETTHCRKQPRPVRIQTLMGNIHIKQEMEDDYDYYGQQRVQILERNESEECTEDTDQAEGTESEPKGESFDSGVSSSIGTEPDSMEQQFMAALGRDGQQEPSQADQNDVPADGTQPQQPQHVDANSSSPERSNDVEMDSKVLTVNNSTEKGALQPSVNTTVAQPLPTTQIYLRQTETLTSNLRMPLTLTSNTQVIGTAGNTYLPALFTTQSAGSGPKPFLFSLPQPLAGQQTQFVTVSQPGLSTFTAQLPAPQPLAPSAGHSTAGGQGEKKPYECTLCNKTFTAKQNYVKHMFVHTGEKPHQCSICWRSFSLKDYLIKHMVTHTGVRAYQCSICNKRFTQKSSLNVHMRLHRGEKSYECYICKKKFSHKTLLERHVALHSATNGTPGATGTGARAVPAGVVACTEGTTYVCSVCPAKFDQIEHFNDHMRMHVSDG, from the exons ATGACAGAGCGCATTCATAGCATCAACCTTCACAACTTCAGCAATTCTGTGCTCGAGACCCTCAACGAGCAGCGCAACCGTGGCCACTTCTGTGACGTGACGGTCCGCATCCACGGGAGCATGCTACGCGCCCACCgctgtgtgctggcagctggcagccCCTTCTTCCAGGACAAGCTACTGCTGGGCTACAGCGACATCGAGATCCCCTCAGTGGTGTCAGTCCAGTCTGTGCAAAAGCTCATTGACTTCATGTACAGCGGGGTGCTGCGGGTCTCGCAGTCTGAGGCCCTCCAAATCCTCACAGctgccagcatcctgcagaTCAAGACTGTGATTGATGAGTGCACAAGGATTGTCTCGCAAAATGTAGGAGAGGTCTACCCGGTGATTCAAGATTCTGGCCAGGAGACACCCAGGGGAACACCCGAATCAGGCACCTCGGGGCAGAGCACCGACACAGAGTCTGGCTACCTGCAGAGCCATTCGCAGCACAGCGTGGACAGGATCTATTCAGCCCTCTATGCCTGTTCCATGCAAAATGGCAGTGGGGAGCGGTCCTTTTACAGTGGAGCTGTGGTCAGCCACCACGAAAcagccctggggctccccagggacCATCACATGGAAGACCCCAGCTGGATTACCCGGATCCACGAACGGTCACAACAGATGGAGCGGTATCTCTCCACCACTCCGGAGACCACACACTGCCGGAAGCAACCACGCCCTGTCCGAATTCAAACCCTGATGGGAAACATCCATATTaagcaggagatggaggatGACTATGACTACTATGGCCAACAGAGGGTGCAGATCCTTGAGCGCAACGAGTCCGAGGAATGCACTGAGGACACTGACCAAGCGGAAGGCACTGAAAGCGAGCCCAAAGGGGAGAGTTTTGACTCGGGAGTCAGTTCCTCCATTGGCACTGAGCCCGATTCCATGGAGCAGCAGTTTATGGCTGCTCTGGGCCGGGATGGTCAGCAAGAACCTTCTCAAGCAGATCAAAATGACGTCCCTGCTGATGGCACTCAgccacagcagccacagcatgTAGATGCCAACTCTTCCTCGCCAGAGAGAAGCAATGACGTTGAAATGGACAGCAAAGTGCTCACAGTCAATAACAGCACTGAAAAGGGGGCTTTGCAGCCTTCTGTCAACACAACTGTTGCCCAACCATTGCCAACCACACAGATCTACTTACGCCAGACAGAAACTCTCACCAGCAATCTGAGGATGCCACTGACTCTGACCAGCAACACTCAGGTCATTGGCACAGCTGGCAACACCTACCTGCCTGCCCTTTTCACCACACAGTCTGCTGGCAGCGGCCCTAAGCCTTTTCTCTTCAGCCTGCCCCAGCCTTTAGCTGGCCAACAGACACAGTTTGTGACAGTGTCCCAGCCTGGCCTGTCAACCTTTACTgcccagctgccagccccacagccctTGGCCCCGTCTGCGGGCCACAGCACAGCAGGTGGGCAAGGCGAAAAAAAGCCTTACGAGTGCACTCTCTGTAACAAGACTTTCACCGCCAAACAGAACTACGTCAAGCACATGTTTGTACACACAG GTGAGAAGCCCCACCAATGCAGCATCTGTTGGCGCTCCTTCTCTCTAAAGGATTACCTAATCAAACACATGGTGACGCACACCGGCGTCAGGGCCTACCAGTGCAGCATCTGCAACAAGCGCTTCACCCAGAAGAGCTCCCTTAACGTGCACATGCGCCTCCACCGCGGGGAGAAGTCCTACGAGTGCTACATCTGCAAGAAGAAGTTCTCCCACAAGACCCTGCTGGAGAGACATGTGGCTCTGCACAGTGCCACCAACGGCACGCCCGGAGCCACCGGAACCGGCGCCAGGGCTGTCCCTGCCGGGGTGGTGGCCTGCACGGAGGGGACCACGTACGTCTGCTCTGTCTGTCCAGCTAAGTTTGACCAAATCGAGCATTTCAACGACCACATGAGGATGCATGTGTCAGACGGATAA